The Lycium barbarum isolate Lr01 chromosome 12, ASM1917538v2, whole genome shotgun sequence genome includes a region encoding these proteins:
- the LOC132621797 gene encoding putative protease Do-like 14 isoform X3: MKLVQVSHFNSIFPLSFARRGLDSPGNVKEDSSGEDGDGEKHKCCNCFGRDTIANAAATAGPAVVNISVSRGFHGLSTGRSIGSGTIIDADGTILTCAHVVDFQGLSISSKGKVDVTLQDGRVFEGTVVNADLHSDIAIVKIKSRTPLPTAKLGTSNKLRPGDWVVAMGCPLSLQNTITAGIVSCVDRKSSDLGLGGMRREYLQTDCAINAGNSGGPLVNVDGEVIGVSIMKVLAADGLGFAVPIDSVIKIIDNFKKRGRVIRPWLGLKMLDLNDIVVAQLQERDPSFPKVNKGVLVSMTLKRREVVSSIASGDQVTPGSPADRAGFHPSDVVVEFDGKPVGTIKEIIDIMGDNIGKQLKAVVKRANDVTATLTVIPEEANPDM; encoded by the exons ATGAAACTAGTTCAAGTGAGCCATTTTAATA GTATTTTCCCATTATCTTTTGCTAGACGTGGTTTGGACTCACCTGGGAATGTGAAGGAAGACAGTTCTGGGGAAGATGGAGATGGTGAGAAACATAAATGTTGTAATTGCTTCGGACGAGATACTATTGCCAATGCAGCTGCCACGGCTGGTCCTGCTGTTGTTAATATCTCTGTTTCAAGGG GCTTTCACGGATTGAGCACCGGAAGGAGTATAGGATCAGGAACTATAATAGATGCTGATGGCACTATTTTGACTTGTGCTCATGTGGTTGATTTTCAAGGCTTGAGTATTTCATCAAAAGGAAAG GTTGATGTGACTTTGCAAGATGGCCGTGTATTTGAGGGCACAGTGGTCAATGCGGATTTGCATTCTGATATTGCAATTGTAAAGATAAAATCTAGAACTCCACTTCCAACTGCAAAACTTGGCACTTCAAACAAGCTTCGCCCTGGGGATTGGGTGGTGGCTATGGGTTGCCCCCTCTCCCTTCAAAATACAATTACAGCTGGCATTGTGAG CTGTGTCGATCGTAAAAGTAGTGATCTTGGACTTGGAGGCATGCGGCGAGAGTATCTACAGACTGATTGTGCTATTAATGCT GGAAATTCTGGAGGACCTCTTGTAAATGTCGATGGAGAAGTAATCGGAGTTAGTATCATGAAAGTATTGGCAGCTGATGGTTTGGGCTTTGCTGTACCAATTGACTCTGTTATCAAGATTATAGACAACTTCAAGAAAAGGGG GAGAGTTATTCGACCTTGGTTGGGTTTGAAAATGCTCGATCTAAACGATATAGTTGTTGCACAGCTTCAGGAAAGAGATCCATCTTTTCCAAAAGTCAACAAGGGAGTTCTTGTATCAATG ACTCTGAAGCGAAGGGAGGTGGTCTCGAGCATAGCATCAGGTGACCAA GTGACTCCAGGGTCTCCTGCTGATCGTGCTGGATTTCACCCTAGCGACGTGGTGGTTGAATTTGATGGAAAGCCCGTTGGGACTATAAAGGAG ATAATTGATATAATGGGTGACAACATTGGGAAACAATTGAAAGCAGTGGTGAAAAGAGCCAATGATGTTACTGCTACGTTGACTGTGATTCCTGAAGAAGCTAATCCTGACATGTGA
- the LOC132621797 gene encoding putative protease Do-like 14 isoform X1 gives MKRFLRKLLNSDEKPLIPVLALAAAGSALLSTSNETSSRTSILVSVPKPLKDSFTLRWKDSLLRPAFLSPYQSQLCIFPLSFARRGLDSPGNVKEDSSGEDGDGEKHKCCNCFGRDTIANAAATAGPAVVNISVSRGFHGLSTGRSIGSGTIIDADGTILTCAHVVDFQGLSISSKGKVDVTLQDGRVFEGTVVNADLHSDIAIVKIKSRTPLPTAKLGTSNKLRPGDWVVAMGCPLSLQNTITAGIVSCVDRKSSDLGLGGMRREYLQTDCAINAGNSGGPLVNVDGEVIGVSIMKVLAADGLGFAVPIDSVIKIIDNFKKRGRVIRPWLGLKMLDLNDIVVAQLQERDPSFPKVNKGVLVSMTLKRREVVSSIASGDQVTPGSPADRAGFHPSDVVVEFDGKPVGTIKEIIDIMGDNIGKQLKAVVKRANDVTATLTVIPEEANPDM, from the exons ATGAAACGTTTTCTG AGGAAATTATTAAACTCGGATGAAAAACCCTTAATTCCGGTATTAGCTTTGGCTGCAGCTGGATCAGCCCTACTTTCTACTAGCAATGAAACTAGTTCAA GAACATCAATTTTAGTTTCGGTACCCAAACCCTTAAAAGATTCTTTCACATTACGTTGGAAAGACAGTCTTCTTCGTCCTGCTTTTCTTTCGCCCTACCAATCTCAACTTT GTATTTTCCCATTATCTTTTGCTAGACGTGGTTTGGACTCACCTGGGAATGTGAAGGAAGACAGTTCTGGGGAAGATGGAGATGGTGAGAAACATAAATGTTGTAATTGCTTCGGACGAGATACTATTGCCAATGCAGCTGCCACGGCTGGTCCTGCTGTTGTTAATATCTCTGTTTCAAGGG GCTTTCACGGATTGAGCACCGGAAGGAGTATAGGATCAGGAACTATAATAGATGCTGATGGCACTATTTTGACTTGTGCTCATGTGGTTGATTTTCAAGGCTTGAGTATTTCATCAAAAGGAAAG GTTGATGTGACTTTGCAAGATGGCCGTGTATTTGAGGGCACAGTGGTCAATGCGGATTTGCATTCTGATATTGCAATTGTAAAGATAAAATCTAGAACTCCACTTCCAACTGCAAAACTTGGCACTTCAAACAAGCTTCGCCCTGGGGATTGGGTGGTGGCTATGGGTTGCCCCCTCTCCCTTCAAAATACAATTACAGCTGGCATTGTGAG CTGTGTCGATCGTAAAAGTAGTGATCTTGGACTTGGAGGCATGCGGCGAGAGTATCTACAGACTGATTGTGCTATTAATGCT GGAAATTCTGGAGGACCTCTTGTAAATGTCGATGGAGAAGTAATCGGAGTTAGTATCATGAAAGTATTGGCAGCTGATGGTTTGGGCTTTGCTGTACCAATTGACTCTGTTATCAAGATTATAGACAACTTCAAGAAAAGGGG GAGAGTTATTCGACCTTGGTTGGGTTTGAAAATGCTCGATCTAAACGATATAGTTGTTGCACAGCTTCAGGAAAGAGATCCATCTTTTCCAAAAGTCAACAAGGGAGTTCTTGTATCAATG ACTCTGAAGCGAAGGGAGGTGGTCTCGAGCATAGCATCAGGTGACCAA GTGACTCCAGGGTCTCCTGCTGATCGTGCTGGATTTCACCCTAGCGACGTGGTGGTTGAATTTGATGGAAAGCCCGTTGGGACTATAAAGGAG ATAATTGATATAATGGGTGACAACATTGGGAAACAATTGAAAGCAGTGGTGAAAAGAGCCAATGATGTTACTGCTACGTTGACTGTGATTCCTGAAGAAGCTAATCCTGACATGTGA
- the LOC132621797 gene encoding putative protease Do-like 14 isoform X2, which yields MKRFLRKLLNSDEKPLIPVLALAAAGSALLSTSNETSSRTSILVSVPKPLKDSFTLRWKDSLLRPAFLSPYQSQLCIFPLSFARRGLDSPGNVKEDSSGEDGDGEKHKCCNCFGRDTIANAAATAGPAVVNISVSRGFHGLSTGRSIGSGTIIDADGTILTCAHVVDFQGLSISSKGKVDVTLQDGRVFEGTVVNADLHSDIAIVKIKSRTPLPTAKLGTSNKLRPGDWVVAMGCPLSLQNTITAGIVSCVDRKSSDLGLGGMRREYLQTDCAINAGNSGGPLVNVDGEVIGVSIMKVLAADGLGFAVPIDSVIKIIDNFKKRGRVIRPWLGLKMLDLNDIVVAQLQERDPSFPKVNKGVLVSMVTPGSPADRAGFHPSDVVVEFDGKPVGTIKEIIDIMGDNIGKQLKAVVKRANDVTATLTVIPEEANPDM from the exons ATGAAACGTTTTCTG AGGAAATTATTAAACTCGGATGAAAAACCCTTAATTCCGGTATTAGCTTTGGCTGCAGCTGGATCAGCCCTACTTTCTACTAGCAATGAAACTAGTTCAA GAACATCAATTTTAGTTTCGGTACCCAAACCCTTAAAAGATTCTTTCACATTACGTTGGAAAGACAGTCTTCTTCGTCCTGCTTTTCTTTCGCCCTACCAATCTCAACTTT GTATTTTCCCATTATCTTTTGCTAGACGTGGTTTGGACTCACCTGGGAATGTGAAGGAAGACAGTTCTGGGGAAGATGGAGATGGTGAGAAACATAAATGTTGTAATTGCTTCGGACGAGATACTATTGCCAATGCAGCTGCCACGGCTGGTCCTGCTGTTGTTAATATCTCTGTTTCAAGGG GCTTTCACGGATTGAGCACCGGAAGGAGTATAGGATCAGGAACTATAATAGATGCTGATGGCACTATTTTGACTTGTGCTCATGTGGTTGATTTTCAAGGCTTGAGTATTTCATCAAAAGGAAAG GTTGATGTGACTTTGCAAGATGGCCGTGTATTTGAGGGCACAGTGGTCAATGCGGATTTGCATTCTGATATTGCAATTGTAAAGATAAAATCTAGAACTCCACTTCCAACTGCAAAACTTGGCACTTCAAACAAGCTTCGCCCTGGGGATTGGGTGGTGGCTATGGGTTGCCCCCTCTCCCTTCAAAATACAATTACAGCTGGCATTGTGAG CTGTGTCGATCGTAAAAGTAGTGATCTTGGACTTGGAGGCATGCGGCGAGAGTATCTACAGACTGATTGTGCTATTAATGCT GGAAATTCTGGAGGACCTCTTGTAAATGTCGATGGAGAAGTAATCGGAGTTAGTATCATGAAAGTATTGGCAGCTGATGGTTTGGGCTTTGCTGTACCAATTGACTCTGTTATCAAGATTATAGACAACTTCAAGAAAAGGGG GAGAGTTATTCGACCTTGGTTGGGTTTGAAAATGCTCGATCTAAACGATATAGTTGTTGCACAGCTTCAGGAAAGAGATCCATCTTTTCCAAAAGTCAACAAGGGAGTTCTTGTATCAATG GTGACTCCAGGGTCTCCTGCTGATCGTGCTGGATTTCACCCTAGCGACGTGGTGGTTGAATTTGATGGAAAGCCCGTTGGGACTATAAAGGAG ATAATTGATATAATGGGTGACAACATTGGGAAACAATTGAAAGCAGTGGTGAAAAGAGCCAATGATGTTACTGCTACGTTGACTGTGATTCCTGAAGAAGCTAATCCTGACATGTGA